Sequence from the Candidatus Methylomirabilota bacterium genome:
TCGGCCGCCAGCCGGTAGATGGCGGGGTCCGGCTTGGCCATTCCCACCTCGGCCGAGCAGACCACGGCGTCGAACAGCTCGTGGATGCCCAGCCCGTCGCGGAGCCGGGTCGGTAGGGTGGCGTCGGCGTTGGACAGGATCGCGATCCGATAGGCCGGACGGAGGGCGCGCACGAGAGCCACGGTCTCCGGGATCACGTGCTGGGCGCGGCGCCAGGCCTCGTGGACGCGGGGCAGTGGCCGCCCGGCCCGGGCTTCCAGCAGGCGATGCGCCTCGTCCAACCACGCCTGGCGATCGCCCCGTCCGCACTGGATGGCGTCCCAGGCGGGGGTTCGATAGAGGGTCTCGAAGATCGCGCCGCGCGGAAGCTGGTGGGCGTCCTCGAGCTCCCGCGCGACATCCCAGCGCATGTCGTGGACGACACCGCCGAAGTCGAGGACGACCCCGCGGATCCCGCCGGGCGCGGTCATCGGCTCACCTCGCGAGAGATCGGCGTGATGCGGATCGGCGGCTCCGGACGCGCCACGCGGAGAGCTTATCAGAGCGCCGCCGACCGTGCTAGCGTGGACGGCTGCCATGCCGGAACCGTGGGCAACCCGGGCGGCGCTCGCCGGCTTGGGGCTTCTCAGCCTGGCCGGGTATCGGCTCGGCCTTCCGCGACTCGGCGGCCACGGCTTCCCCATTCACGAAGCATACGTCGTCCTCTCCCTGGGCCTCTTCCTCGTCTACCTCGCGGCGGTGACCGTGGTGCTCCGGCGGCCCTCGGCGGATCGCGTCGTGCTGGCCACGATCCTCGGCTTCGGGCTGCTCTTCCGGCTGGCGGTCCTGCCGAGCCCGGTCTTCCTTTCCTCGGACCTCTACCGGTACCTCTGGGACGGGCGCGTGCAGCTTGCCGGCATCAATCCCTATCGTTCCGCGCCGGAGGCGCCGGAGCTCGCCCGCCTCCGCGACGCGGAGATCCATCCGCGCATCAACCGGCCGACCGAGCGCACGGTGTACCCGCCGGCCGCCGAGGCGGTGTTCGCGCTCGTCGCCGCCGTCGCGCCGAACAGCGTCGTGGGGTGGCGTGTGGTCGTTCTCGGCTGCGAGGGCGCGACGGTGGCGCTGCTCCTCGGCCTGCTGCGGCGGATGAGGACGGCCCCGTCCGCGGTCCTCGTCTACGCCTGGGCGCCGCTGGCCGTCCTCGAGGGCGTACAGGCCGGCCACGTGGACTTCGTGATGTTCCCGCTGCTCCTCCTCGCGCTCGGCTGGCGGCAGGCGGGCCGGATGACCGGCGCGGGCTTGGCCCTCGGCCTCGCGATCCTGGTCAAGCTCTATCCGGCCGTGCTCCTCCTGGTCTGGCACCGCCGCGGCGAGCGTCGCCTTCCGGCGGCCTGCGCCGGCGTCGTGGCCACGGGCTACCTCGCCTATCTCGGCGGGGTCGGCCCGCGGGTCGCCGGGTTCCTGCCCCGGTATTTCGGGACCGCGGAAGACTTCAACGTGGGGCTCCGCGCGTTCCTGACCGCGCCGGTGGACGCCGCGCTGAACGCGTCCCACTGGGAGGCCCTGGGGCGGTGCGGCCTCCGATTCCTCGCGCGCTTCGGCTACGTGGACCCGCGGGTTCCGATCGAGGCCCTCCTCCCGGCCGACGCCGAGCCACCCCTTCGCCAGGCGCTCGGGATGCCGTCCGCGGACGTGGGGACGCTCCTGCTGGTCCAGGTCGGCCACGAGGTGGTCCGGGGCGTCGCCATGTTCGTCCTGCTCGCCCTGCTGGGGGCCGTGCTCGTCCGGCTCGGCCGGCGGCGATCCGAAGGCGCTGCCGGCGTCCTCGCCGCCGGCAGGGGAGCGGTGGCCGCCTATCTCGTTCTGGTCCCGACCGCCATGCACGCGTGGTACGCCGCCTGGATGCTGCCGTTCCTGACCCTTCAGCCTTCGCTGGCGTGGCTCTGGTTCACCGGGGCGGTGTCGCTGTCCTACCTGAAGTACGCCTGGGGCGACCTGCCGGTCTGGCTGCGTCTGATCGAGTACCTCCCACTCTACGGCCTCCTCGTGTGGGAGTGGGTCGCGGTGGTCTCGACGCGCTGGGCTCTCCACCGCGGTTGCGGGTCGGGCGCGGCGCCGGTATAGTAGCCGAGTAGCCGGGGCCGCGCGCGCCGCACTCCGCTCCGCTGCCAAGGAGGCTCCCATGCCAGAGGCCGTCATCGTCGAAGCCGTCCGCTCCGCAGTCGGGCGCAAGAACGGGACGCTCGCGGCGGTTCGCCCGGACGACCTGGCCGCCCACGTCCTCGCGGCCCTCGTCCGCCGGGCGGGGGTGGATCCGGTCCTCGTCGAGGACGTGATCTTCGGGTGCGTGGACCAGGTGGGGGAGCAGGGATTCAACATCGCGCGCAACTCCGCCCTGATCGCCGGCCTGCCGCTCGACGTCTGCGGTGTCACGCTCGACCGCATGTGCGGCTCGGGGCAGCAGGCGGCGAACTTCGGCTTCGGCATGGTCGTCTCGGGGCAGCACGACTGCCTGATCGTGGGCGGGGTCGAGAACATGAGCCGCGTCCCCATGGGCTCGAACGCCCAGGGTCCCGGCGAGGGTCCCATCAGTCCCAAGCTGACCGAGCGCTACCAGATCGTGCCGCAGGGGATCTCGGCCGAGCTGATCGCCGAGAAGTGGGGGCTCGGCCGCGCCGAGCTCGACGAGTTCGCGGCCCAGAGCCACGAAAAGGCGGGCCGGGCGATCGCCGAGGGGCGGTTCAAGCGGGAGATCGTGCCGGTGCCGCTGCCGGACGGCTCCCTATTCGACACCGACGAGGGTGTGCGGGTGCCGGTGAACCGGGAGAAGATGGCCAGCCTCGCCCCCTCCTTCAAGCCGGACGGCGTCGTCACGGCCGCCAACTCGAGCCAGATCTCGGACGGGGCCGCGGCCCTCCTCCTGATGTCGCGGGAGCGGGCCCAGGCCCTCGGGCTCCGCCCTCGGGCGCGGTTCGTCGCCTCCGCGCTGGCCGGCGTGGACCCGACGATCATGCTCACGGGCCCCATCCCGGCGACCCAGCGCGTCCTCGCCAAGGCCGGACTGGCGCTCGCCGACATCGACCGCATCGAGATCAACGAGGCGTTTGCCTCGGTGGTGCTCGCCTGGGAGCGGGAGCTGCGGCCCGACATGTCGAAGGTCAACGTGAACGGCGGGGCGATCGCGCTCGGGCACCCCCTCGGCTGCTCGGGGGCGAAGCTCCTCACCACGCTGCTCTGCGAGCTGGAGCGGTCGGGAGGCCGGTTCGGCCTTCAGACGATGTGCATCGGCTTCGGCCAGGGCATCGCGACGATCATCGAGCGGCTCTGACGCCATGGCCGGCTACTACTGCCCGAAGTGCAAGAAGACGGCGCCTGTCCAGAAGATGTGCTGTGGGCGCCCCATGAAGCGCGGCTAGGCCCCGGGCCGATGGCCGTCGCGCCGGGTCGTCCTCGGTCGTCGGCGGCCCTCAACGTATGCGGCATACGCCTCGGGCCGCCTCCTTCCTGCGTCCTACCGGCGCTCGGCCCTCGGCCCGGGGCCTCCGCTTGATGACGACGACGGCCGACCCGGGGTCGGCGCCGCTGGTCCTCATCTGCGGCCTCGATCATGCCACCTTCGTCGAGGAGGAGGCCGTGTTCGCCGCCGCGGGGGTGCGCTTCCGCCCCGTGCTCGCCCGCAGCGAGGCGGACTTCCTCGGCAAGTGCGCGGAGGCGGATGCCCTCCTCATCCAGTACGGCGATGTCACCCGGCGAGTCATCGAGAGCCTGCCGCGTATCCGCGTCCTCGTGCGCTACGGGGTCGGGGTCGACGGCATCGACGTCGAGGCCGCGACCGCGCGGGGCATCCCGGTGGTGAACGTCCCGGACTACGGCACCGACGAGGTGGCGAACCACGCGGTCGCGCTGCTCCTGGCTCTGGCCCGGAAGCTTCCCCAGCTCGATCGGCAGACCCGCGCCGGCCGCTGGAGCGTCTTCGAGGCGATCCCGATCACCCGCCTGACCGGCCGGACGGTCGGAATCCTCGGGTGCGGCCGGATCGGGAGCCGCGTCGCCCGAAAGCTGGCGGGCTTCGACGTGTGCCTCCTGGCCTGTGATCCCTACCTCCGGACGTTCCCCCCGGGCGTCGAGCCCGTCGCGTTCGAGCGTCTCCTGGCCGAGTCCGACTACCTGACCGTGCACGCTCCGCTCACGGCGGGGACGCACCATCTCATCGGGCGGGCCGCGCTGGCCCGGATGAAGCCGACGGCCGTCCTGATCAACACCGCGCGCGGCGGGATCGTGGATACGGACGCCCTGGTCGACGCGCTTCGGGCCGGGCGTCTCGCGGGGGCGGGACTCGACGTCACCGAGCAGGAGCCGCTGCCTCCCGGAAGCCCGCTGCTGGCCATGGACCAGGTCATCGTGACGCCCCACGCCGCCTGGTACTCGGAGGAGGGGCGGTCCGAGCTCAAGCGCCGCGTGGCGGAGGAGGCGGTGCGGGTCCTGCGTGGCCAGCGGCCGCAGAACTGCATCAATCCCCAAGTGTTCGGGTGACGGGCGGGCCGCTCGACGTCGCTGGTGGCGGCGCGGGACCGTCGCCTGAGCCGCGGCCGGTGAGCCCGGAGCCGTCGCTCTACGACGTGGTGGCGCTCGGGGAGGTGATGCTCCGGCTCGCCTGCAAGCCGCCGACGCGCCTCGAGCAGACGCGGGAACTGGATGTCTCCTTCGGCGGCACCGAGGCCAACGTCCTCTGCGCGCTGGCGCGCATCGGCCTCCGCACGGCCTGGATCTCCGCCCTGCCCTCGAACCCGTGGGGGGAACGGGTCGGGCGCGAGCTTCGCGGGCACGACGTCGACGTCGCTCACATCGTCTGGCGGGTGCGCGGCCGGATCGGGCTCTACTTCCTCGAATACGGCGTCGGCCCCCGTCCCATCCGGGTGCTCTACGACCGCCAGGACTCGGCCTTCTCGACCCTCCACGAGGATGAGGTGGACTGGGCGGTGGTGCGCCGGAGCCGCCTGGTCCACGTGACCGGGATCACCCCGGCGCTCGGCGAGCAGCCGCGCGGGCTCACCGAGCGGGCCCTCGAAGAGGCGCACACGGGGGGCGCCTTCGTCTCGCTCGACGTGAACTATCGGGCCGCTCTCTGGTCGCCCGACGACGCCCGCATCTACTTCGAGAGCCTGTGCCCGCGGGTCGGGCTCCTGTTCGTGGGTCGCGAGGACGCTCGCCGGGTATTCGGGCTCGACGGGGACCCGGAGCTGGTCGCCGAGGGGCTCCGGCGGTGGGCGCCCAAGGCGATGATCGCGCTGACCCTGGGCGAGCAGGGCTCGGTCGTCCTGGCCGACCGCCTCTACCGCCCCACGCGCCTCTACCGCCTGGACATGGTCGCCGACCGCGTCGGGGCCGGCGACGCGTTCGCGGCCGGCTTCCTCTACGGGCTCCTCACGAGCCAGGACGTGCAGTACGCCCAGGACTGCGGCACCGCGCTGGCCGCCCTCAAGTGCACGATGTGGGGCGACGTCGCGCTGGTTCGCCCCGGCGAGCTCGAGGAGCTGATGGCCCAACCCGACCCGCGCATCCGCCGCTGACCCGACCCCACTCACCAGAGCAAAAGGAGGCTCCACCGTGCGACCGTCCCGCTACCTCTACCTGAACGGCCGGATCGTGCCCTACGGCGAGGCGCTCATCCACGTCCAGTCGGCGGCCGTCAAGTACGGCACGTCGGTCTTCGAGGGACTCCGGGCCTACTGGAACCCGCAGCAGGGCGAGCTGTACGTCTTCCGCCTCAAGGAGCACATCGACCGTCTCTACGACTCGCTCCGGCTCATGCGGATGGAGCACACCTTCAGCCGGGAGGAGCTGGCCAGCTCCATCCTCGAGGTCTTGCGGAAGAACGAGTATCGTGAGGACGTCCACGTCCGGCAGACCGCCTACCTCGAGGCCGACGCCGGCATGGAGGCGACGGAGCCGGTCGGATTGGCGGTGGACGCGTTGCCCCGCCGGCTCTCCCAGAAAGTCGGCATCACCGCCTGCATCTCCTCCTGGATGCGGATCGCCGACGGCAGCATGCCGCCCCGGATCAAGTGCTCGGCCAACTATCAGAACGGCCGGCTGGCCGCGCTGGAAGCCAAGCTCAACGGCTACGACGGCGCCCTCCTCCTGAATGCCCGGGGCAAGCTCGCCGAGGCGCCGGGCGCGTGCTGCTTCGTGGTGCGGCGCGGGGTCCCGATCACGCCGCCGGTGACGGCGGACATCCTGGAGTCGGTGACGCGGGCGACGCTCCTCGAGCTGAGCCAGAAGGAGCTGGGCCTCGCCCCCGAGGTGCGCGAGATCGATCGGACGGAGCTGTACGTGGCCGAGGAGGCCTTCCTGTGCGGGAGCGGCTGGGAGATCACCCCCGTCCTGTCGGTCGACAAGCTGCCGCTCGGCGATGGCATCCAGCCGGGCCCGGTGACGCGCGCGATCCAGGCCTGCTACTTCGACGTGGTCCGCGGCGAGAAGCCGGCCTATCGGGACTGGCTCACCCCGGTGTACGGCAAGTAGGGCGGCCGCGCCCACCCACCCAGCCCGAGAGGCTGGGGAGGTTTCGGAGGGGGCCGTTGAGGCCCCCTCCGATGATCTACCGGCACACCTCGGTCGGCCCATCCTGGGCGAGCCGACCGTTCTGGTAGATCCGCTCCTGGACCTGACGGCACCCGGTGGGGCCGACCGCGGCCAGCGGGTAGGCTTCGACGCGCTGGAACCCGTCGACCGACTCGTAGGCGACGGCGCGGTTCTGAAGCGCGGCCTCGCGCGTGGCCCGGCGCCGGATGTCGCTGAGCGTGCCGTCGAGGGTCGCATCGGCCGCTCGCCAGCGGTTGTCCCGGTCCAGGACGGCGGGCGTCGCCGGCGTCACCGGTGGGCTGTACACCGGAGCGGGTGGGGCGGTCGGAGCGGCCGCCTGCACTCGCAGGTTGTTGACGACTCCGCGGACGCCACCGACCTGACGGGCCGCCTCGCCCGCCCGATATCGAACGTCCTCGTTCTCGACCACGCCGTTCAGGCTCACGATTCCCTGGTTGGTGTCCACGTCGATCCGGGTCAGCGTCGACAGCTTCTCGCGAGCCAGCCGCGTCTTGACGGCGGCCGTGGTCAGGGCGTCGTCGACGGTCGCGCCGGCCGACTTCTCCGGCGCCGAGGCGCAGCCGGCGACGGATCCGAGCAGGGCCATGACGAGCGCGAGTCTCAGTATGGTATGCATCGCCGATCTCCTCTCTACGAGCACACTTCGCGGGTCGTGATGACGAGCAGGAGAGAAACGAACAGTCGCTGCATGGCGAACCTCCTGGACAGAGAACCAGATATCGTCCCGATTGCAGCAATCCCGATACCAGGCGTCGTCTGTCGCGCTGGCGACAGAGGAGGCGGGGGCGTCGGCAGCCCGTCCGCAGCCAGGCTGAGCCCGGGGCCCCTCGCCGCGACGCAGCGGGTCAGTTCTTCCGGAAGAGGATGGGCCCCACGAAGGACTCGGCGGTGCTCTTGGTGTCGTCGGAGTCGATCCCGACGGAGACGATGGCTGGCTCCTCGGGCTCCTCCCCGTAGATCCGCTTGAAGTCCTCGCGGACGTTGCGGCGCTCCGTGAGCCACTTCCCGAGGTCAGCGGGACCCGAGCGGACGACGACGTAGGTGACGGTGCCGGTCTTCTGGCTCTTCACCGTTGATCCGGCCGGCACGGTCGTGTCCCAGATGTATCCGATGACGCGGGAGCGGACGGCCTCCGGAAATCGCGGCCAGGTCACGTAGATCTGGCCGGCCTGGTCGTCGGTCTCGGCGCGGCGAGAGTCCCCGCCCTTCGGGAGCGTGACGACCTTCCAGCTCCACTCCAGGACCGGAGTCTCCTTCAGGTTGACCTTTCCCTTGATCTCCTTGCTGATATTCGAGCTGTCGCCGGCGCTCTTCAGGTGGAGGACCTTCCGCCCTCCGTCCTCGACGACGACGAACTCGTAATTGGGACTGCCCCATCGCTGCTTCTGCCACGGTGGCGGGATGCCCTTGGTGCCGACCGGCTGGGACGACCAGTCCTCGACCACCACCGGGTCGGCCGCCAGCGCGGTCACGACGAGCGCCAGCAGCAGGATCGGGACCAGAGGCCGGGATCGCAGGGTCATGACGGTCTCCTGGTGTCGGATCCCCCGTCAGGGCGCATGCCCCGAGCCTTCGGGCCGAGGCGGGTGGCCTCGTGCGCGTAAGCCAGGGGCACCCAGTCCGTGAGGAGGGGACGGGTATCGCGTGGGTCGATGATCTCCTCGATGCCGAAGGCCTCTGCCGTCCGGAACGGGCTGCGCAGGGCGCCCAGACGGGCCTCGATCTCGCGCAGGAGCGCGGGGTCCCAGCTCACGATTGGGGGAAGACGATCAGGACGCCGGTGTAGTTGTGGAAGAAGCTCGTCGGCCCGACCGGGGCGAACTCGCCGTTGCCGAAGAAGCCGACGAGCGGCCACTCACCGAGCCGCCGGCGGATCGCCGTGACGTCGTGATCGGGGACGCCGAACAGGCCTCGCCCGCGGCCGGCGCAGTTGACGTAGATCCCGAAGGCGGGCCGCCGCCCCGCCAGCTCGGCCTCCACGCGCCCCAGCATGGCCTCGAGGTCGTCGCGGGCGGCCTCGGCGTCCCGGATGTGGAACTGGATCGTCTGTCCCGGCCGGATCGGCTCGGCCACGGCCAGGGCCCCGCTCTCGCGGTCGACGCCGGCCAGGTTTCGGACGAGGAAGTCGCCCCGCGCCAGCGGCGACTTGGCGGGATTCATGGCGAGGCCCGCGAAGACGCCGGCCTGGGGCAGCCGCTGCTCGTAGTCGGGCACCGCGTGGATCGCTTCCTGGAGGACCTCGAGGGGCGAGCGCCCCGCGATCGCCCGGACCACGTTCCCCTCGCCCCGGGTCACCACGTAGGCTTCGCCGATCGGCTGGCAGCCCTGGGCGACTCCGACGACCGGCGCGTGGCCGGAG
This genomic interval carries:
- a CDS encoding thiolase family protein, which codes for MPEAVIVEAVRSAVGRKNGTLAAVRPDDLAAHVLAALVRRAGVDPVLVEDVIFGCVDQVGEQGFNIARNSALIAGLPLDVCGVTLDRMCGSGQQAANFGFGMVVSGQHDCLIVGGVENMSRVPMGSNAQGPGEGPISPKLTERYQIVPQGISAELIAEKWGLGRAELDEFAAQSHEKAGRAIAEGRFKREIVPVPLPDGSLFDTDEGVRVPVNREKMASLAPSFKPDGVVTAANSSQISDGAAALLLMSRERAQALGLRPRARFVASALAGVDPTIMLTGPIPATQRVLAKAGLALADIDRIEINEAFASVVLAWERELRPDMSKVNVNGGAIALGHPLGCSGAKLLTTLLCELERSGGRFGLQTMCIGFGQGIATIIERL
- a CDS encoding glycosyltransferase 87 family protein encodes the protein MPEPWATRAALAGLGLLSLAGYRLGLPRLGGHGFPIHEAYVVLSLGLFLVYLAAVTVVLRRPSADRVVLATILGFGLLFRLAVLPSPVFLSSDLYRYLWDGRVQLAGINPYRSAPEAPELARLRDAEIHPRINRPTERTVYPPAAEAVFALVAAVAPNSVVGWRVVVLGCEGATVALLLGLLRRMRTAPSAVLVYAWAPLAVLEGVQAGHVDFVMFPLLLLALGWRQAGRMTGAGLALGLAILVKLYPAVLLLVWHRRGERRLPAACAGVVATGYLAYLGGVGPRVAGFLPRYFGTAEDFNVGLRAFLTAPVDAALNASHWEALGRCGLRFLARFGYVDPRVPIEALLPADAEPPLRQALGMPSADVGTLLLVQVGHEVVRGVAMFVLLALLGAVLVRLGRRRSEGAAGVLAAGRGAVAAYLVLVPTAMHAWYAAWMLPFLTLQPSLAWLWFTGAVSLSYLKYAWGDLPVWLRLIEYLPLYGLLVWEWVAVVSTRWALHRGCGSGAAPV
- a CDS encoding sugar kinase, producing the protein MSPEPSLYDVVALGEVMLRLACKPPTRLEQTRELDVSFGGTEANVLCALARIGLRTAWISALPSNPWGERVGRELRGHDVDVAHIVWRVRGRIGLYFLEYGVGPRPIRVLYDRQDSAFSTLHEDEVDWAVVRRSRLVHVTGITPALGEQPRGLTERALEEAHTGGAFVSLDVNYRAALWSPDDARIYFESLCPRVGLLFVGREDARRVFGLDGDPELVAEGLRRWAPKAMIALTLGEQGSVVLADRLYRPTRLYRLDMVADRVGAGDAFAAGFLYGLLTSQDVQYAQDCGTALAALKCTMWGDVALVRPGELEELMAQPDPRIRR
- a CDS encoding HAD family phosphatase; translated protein: MTAPGGIRGVVLDFGGVVHDMRWDVARELEDAHQLPRGAIFETLYRTPAWDAIQCGRGDRQAWLDEAHRLLEARAGRPLPRVHEAWRRAQHVIPETVALVRALRPAYRIAILSNADATLPTRLRDGLGIHELFDAVVCSAEVGMAKPDPAIYRLAAERLGLPPEACVFVDDSEPNVRAAEQVGMRGVFFRVDRGHDLRAMLAELGVRPPA
- a CDS encoding DUF3047 domain-containing protein, with the translated sequence MTLRSRPLVPILLLALVVTALAADPVVVEDWSSQPVGTKGIPPPWQKQRWGSPNYEFVVVEDGGRKVLHLKSAGDSSNISKEIKGKVNLKETPVLEWSWKVVTLPKGGDSRRAETDDQAGQIYVTWPRFPEAVRSRVIGYIWDTTVPAGSTVKSQKTGTVTYVVVRSGPADLGKWLTERRNVREDFKRIYGEEPEEPAIVSVGIDSDDTKSTAESFVGPILFRKN
- a CDS encoding C-terminal binding protein, whose protein sequence is MTTTADPGSAPLVLICGLDHATFVEEEAVFAAAGVRFRPVLARSEADFLGKCAEADALLIQYGDVTRRVIESLPRIRVLVRYGVGVDGIDVEAATARGIPVVNVPDYGTDEVANHAVALLLALARKLPQLDRQTRAGRWSVFEAIPITRLTGRTVGILGCGRIGSRVARKLAGFDVCLLACDPYLRTFPPGVEPVAFERLLAESDYLTVHAPLTAGTHHLIGRAALARMKPTAVLINTARGGIVDTDALVDALRAGRLAGAGLDVTEQEPLPPGSPLLAMDQVIVTPHAAWYSEEGRSELKRRVAEEAVRVLRGQRPQNCINPQVFG
- a CDS encoding branched-chain amino acid transaminase; the encoded protein is MRPSRYLYLNGRIVPYGEALIHVQSAAVKYGTSVFEGLRAYWNPQQGELYVFRLKEHIDRLYDSLRLMRMEHTFSREELASSILEVLRKNEYREDVHVRQTAYLEADAGMEATEPVGLAVDALPRRLSQKVGITACISSWMRIADGSMPPRIKCSANYQNGRLAALEAKLNGYDGALLLNARGKLAEAPGACCFVVRRGVPITPPVTADILESVTRATLLELSQKELGLAPEVREIDRTELYVAEEAFLCGSGWEITPVLSVDKLPLGDGIQPGPVTRAIQACYFDVVRGEKPAYRDWLTPVYGK
- a CDS encoding BON domain-containing protein; the encoded protein is MHTILRLALVMALLGSVAGCASAPEKSAGATVDDALTTAAVKTRLAREKLSTLTRIDVDTNQGIVSLNGVVENEDVRYRAGEAARQVGGVRGVVNNLRVQAAAPTAPPAPVYSPPVTPATPAVLDRDNRWRAADATLDGTLSDIRRRATREAALQNRAVAYESVDGFQRVEAYPLAAVGPTGCRQVQERIYQNGRLAQDGPTEVCR
- a CDS encoding FIST N-terminal domain-containing protein, with product MTGKQADEAALDASLAAMAASGAERAEVALVFTTGDALPFAGALLHAVRRVTGARAVVGVSGAGVLTERGEIEQIPAVAVLVTRSDGAVLACPVMVADHARLDARAGTELAEQAGPAVAEGGALFILPDATNLDPRGLLHGLAEGLGPVPVLGGAAAGTPIFELYNTEVAQGALPGLALSGHAPVVGVAQGCQPIGEAYVVTRGEGNVVRAIAGRSPLEVLQEAIHAVPDYEQRLPQAGVFAGLAMNPAKSPLARGDFLVRNLAGVDRESGALAVAEPIRPGQTIQFHIRDAEAARDDLEAMLGRVEAELAGRRPAFGIYVNCAGRGRGLFGVPDHDVTAIRRRLGEWPLVGFFGNGEFAPVGPTSFFHNYTGVLIVFPQS